From Bombina bombina isolate aBomBom1 chromosome 1, aBomBom1.pri, whole genome shotgun sequence:
tgtgtgtgtatatgtgtgtgggtatatgtgtgtgtgtatatgtgtgtgtgtatatgtgtgtgtgtgtatatgtgtgtgtgtgtatatgtgtgtgggtatgtgtgtctgtatatgtgtgtgtgtatatgtgtgtgggtatgtgtgtctgtatatgtgtggggAAGGTGCATCTTTCAGCATAACGAAGAACCCTTGTGAACTGTCTGTATTGTACACTTGTCCTGGCATAACTGTGCACTGTGCCATTTGTCATTGTTTTCTCTAGCATATTGCTCAAAGTGCAGGTTTGAAAAATTGGGATCATTAAGAGTTCTCTATTTCATCATAGATGTTTAACTGCATAAAAGCTTCATGTAAATCCATTATGAAGGAGAACATCTCAAAGCCAGCTGACTGAAAACTCCCATTTATGGATTCTGCCATTCTTGCACTGAAAGGGGCCATGCAGCATGCAAGAGTATAGGAGACATATAGCTAGAACAAACATGTATGATACATGCCTCCAGTTTATTAAAAGCCATCATAATGTTCTGTTCCACTGCTGGACATAAAGGTGTAACCCCACAGTAATCAGAAATAGTCTAGGTGATTGTATTCTTAGGAGAACAGATAAAGGGCTACACAGGAAAAGACATGCTGTTTTAGATATGCATGGTAAAAAGATCATGTTGGGAAATATACCTAGTCCTATGTCTGGGCTTACAGGGTAAaattagatatacagtatattacctAGAAAACTGACATTATCTTATTGAAAGGTATTAGCCTAAAAGTGTAGACAGGATCTCTGTTATGGGAAAATATTTTATCTGGATTGTCATTGCTTTTGAAAAATAAAGCAACCAGGCATTTTGGCTGCCATCTTGAAGCCACTTTAAGGGAATGTTATATCCATATAAAAACTGACTACAAATTTATAAAGTAGATAATGTGTGCATTTTATTCAGAAAATTTGACTTTAATTATCTGGCTTAAAGTTTCacacaattgttttcttttatttaactagGCTGACAATATCATCCCTTTCAATGAAATTCAGAGCATCCATTCAGCAATGAAGAGGTTTCTATTTGTAAATcctatatttgtttaaaattacaaatgaCTCAAATCCAGTACATTGAAAAGAGCCCTTTGAATAGAAGTACAATAATCTGTCAAATTTAAAGCCATTCAAATCCATACAAAAATACTCTTTTCAGATTCTATGAATTAGGTGTTCTGAATAAAAGAAAATCCAGATGTTCTTGATTTTTCACATTCATATTAATTTAGACAAACATTCAAATAGACACATTACTAATATGATGGAAAACTGTtggtaaataaagaaaaaaaaactgagctGAATTTGCGGTCTCCATGCAGCAATATATAACAGACTAGAACCTTGGCTAAATTgtcttaaagaaaacataattaagatCTACAGAAGAACTGAAAGTTGGAACAAAGTCTTTCTCACTCCAATTATGATCAAAATGCAGACAGCCCTACaaatctatttaatagctaaatcTATCCCACCCTGAAATATGAGATAAATACATAAGGACATATCTCTGCCAAGAGCCTCTACAGAGTCATTCCCATTGGGTGTTAATAATGAACTGTCATAAATATATTCTTAATAATATACCAGCTAGAATGGATCTTATACAACAGCATGAACTGGTATCACACTTGATTAAGTACTATCCAAAGCTGGTATCACATGACAGATGTACTGGCATCACATTACATCATATTATATACCACACTGTATTATTACAAGGCTGTGAGCCAGGTACTAGAATGACACTTTATAAAATACACTTAATTTCCATACTAATTTCCCCCCTTGACGCCTTCGATTAGTGAAATCACTGTTTATGAAACTGTATTTATTATAAACAATGGTTTGACAAATTTATATCacaattaaaggtacattaaacccaaagtttttcttccatgaaacaaaactttccagtttaattgtattatctaatttgcttttttctcttggtatcctttgctaaaaagcatacataagtagacttaggagtagcagtgcactactgggagtataTTTAAGTAGATTTATCCTCCTTTAAAATAAGTATTCTTTTTAccattttctattaaatatttgaTGTTGTGAAGCCTCATAATAACCATAGCATATATactaaaataatatacaataaaggATCTTAGGATATTGTAATTCTAGTTGTACCATTAGGAAAGATAAACAGTTAAGAGCCAGATTTTGAGTGAAGCACCCGAGCAATAATgggtatattgcgagggtttgcgTTCCTTgggcttactgctcgtattacgagttgaaagtaaacgtgatcgcttgagcccaGTCGCAACTTATGCTAGAATGATAACCGCGACtttggagctctggttaactgtttcgcgaaacataaaAATGTctcaaaacacatctaaaatagattacaaagtacaggtacattcttaataacaccatctaataataattattaatacacaatattgcacacaaaagttataatggctcaaagatctcaggtgttagaaaataaaagcagCGAAAGTACTttagcattgagatacatacatatatatgcctaaatatgtatatttatgtatatatatatgtatatatatatatatgtgtgtgtgtgtgtatgtgtatatatatatatatgtgtgtgtgtgtgtgtatatatatatatatatatatatatatatgtgtgtgtgtgtatatatatatatatatatgtgtgtgtgtgtatatatatatatatgtgtgtgtgtgtgtgtgtgtatgtatatatatatatatgtgtgtgtgtgtgtgtgtgtgtgtgtgtgtatatatatatatatatatatatatatgtgtgtgtgtgtgtgtgtgtgtgtatatatatatatatatgtgtgtgtgtgtatatatatatatatatgtgtgtgtatgtatatatatatatatgtgtgtgtgtgtgtgtgtgtgtatatatatatatatatatatatatatgtgtgtgtgtgtgtgtgtgtgtgtgtgtgtgtatatatatatatatatatatatgtgtgtgtgtgtatatatatatatgtgtgtgtgtgtgtgtgtgtatatatatatatgtgtgtgtgtgtatatatatatatgtgtgtgtgtgtgtgtgtgtatatatatatatatatgtgtgtgtgtgtgtgtgtgtatatatatatatatatatgtgtgtgtgtgtatatatatatatatatatatatatatatatgtgtgtgtgtgtgtgtatatatatatatatatatatatatatatatatatatatatatatatatatatatgtgtgtgtgtgtgtatatatatatatatatatgtgtgtgtgtgtgtgtgtgtgtgtatatatatatatatgtgtgtgtgtgtgtgtgtgtgtatatatatatatatatatatgtgtgtgtgtgtgtgtatatatatatatatatatgtgtgtgtgtgtgtgtgtgtatatatatatatatatatatatatatgtgtgtgtgtgtgtatatatatatatatatatatatatatatatatatatatatatatatatatatgtgtgtgtgtgtgtgtgtatatatatatatatatatgtgtgtgtgtgtgtgtatatatatatatatatatatatatatatgtgtgtgtgtgtgtgtgtgtgtgtgtatatatatatatatatatgtgtgtgtgtatatatatatatgtgtgtgtatatatatatatatatatatatatatatgtgtgtgtgtatatatatatatatgtgtgtgtgtgtgtacagatgtatttatgtgtgtatatgcagtatgtatttatagacatatatacacattaatacacatgtatacatatatatatatatatatatatatatatatatatatatatatacgtatatatatatatatatatatatatatatatatatatatatatatatatatatataatttatatatacagtaagtgcattggagccctttgccgttgatgaaaagatgtaaaagcatatttatgcaatatccatttttaataaaggttttaactgtgtatttactgtaaatatttgacattctgcatacagaagaatatattctatgtattgcaAATTGCTAAATTAGGCAACTTACATAACCTGATTACTTTAACTAAAAGGAAagatatttttttaagtaaatatgaaattaactttaTTTTAACTCACATGAGacacattgttttgtttttctccctcTTAGCAAactagtgattatatatatatatatatatatatatatatatatatatatatatatatatatatatatatatatatatatatgtgtgtgtgtgtgtataaataaatatataaatatattcttcaAATGAGCAGTTTCTTAACACACTGACCCAGCAATATATAGACTGGTGGCTTTGACTACTATGAGATGGGCAATATATTctactaaacttaattttttttaactgtttgcaTTTTTGTGGTGTTCTACTTGCTTTTTTAAAAGCAACAACAATGCAAGGCTATGTATCTAAGGCAGCTATGTCCGCCTCCTGCTACACTTGCTTTATACTGAATACATCAAGTAGACACTTGGTAGGGTATACAGTAATATATAAGAAACACATACAATTATTACTCATTTTATGACTGATGTAATTTTGAGAATAGTGAAAATGGTCTGGCAAGTTGCTAAATTTATCTAAACATTTAAAATGCACCAAGaaagatatctctattaataaTGTAAAGTAATTATGTATTTCTGGGAAttgaaatagttatattgtatctaactATCTAGGTATAAAGAgcaatattgcacctctaatatctCCAATATGAGCTACCTTCTTCCTGACACCCATTTATAGATCATTTCACATCAAACTTTATTAAGCTCTCACCGTTTGGCTTTTTGCAGATTATTCATTCACTAGTTGCAACCCCTCATTAATTGCCCCAGCAATGACTACTCATCAACACATTCCATGGACAACAAAATGGACCACTAACTCTAACAGTATTACCTGCCTTCTTTCCTACCATCCATTTCTAGATCTCCTCCACTTacactttattatcattttttctgagATTCCACTTATTTCTCAAACCCCTCACATGGTAGATTATTGCACCATATAGCGTACACATGTTTTGTCTGCACAACCTTATGATTCATCCTATACATGCACAACACTTTCTATAAATTCTGTCATGGATAGTTTCATTTATAGTTCCCAACCTCTTCCTGCACATGAAATCAACCATCATCTTATTAACCAAGCATGTGTATAGCAATGCCTAGTGTATATTGTACTTTGTCTTCTTATACCAGTTATAAATGAATCATGTACCCCTAAGTGCATCTCCCAATAGACAAATAGACCTTGTATAATATCCACACTTTTGTTTCACACTATAAACCATCACCCATTGCAGATCGTCCATCCTCTATATAAATCTCTCCTAATTAGAATTTACTGCTCAATTATCTTTTATCCATTAAACCATCGTGCATCAAAGATTTATTGCTAATATACACATAATATCAGTATCAAATAACCACTCAATGTTCAACCCTTACAGTTGCCCCCTTCCCTTCTCAGTTAACTGAAACAAAGGTTTGTGATGGACATTTAAGGCTTAGAACTTTTTATCAAACTATTTGTGGCCCCAAACATGAGGGAGGAGGGAATCCTTATTGTAACTCTTTATAATAAAAGATAGTATTTTTCTGGTGGTTTCATACACTTTACTCATATCATTTGAAGTCAATACTCTAGATCATTGTCTCTGGGCCTGCGGTACTCTTGGGGTTACCTGGAGCATTAGTGAGGGGTACTCCAGCACTTGGCCTTTCATGGTGTTTAGCCCTGTTACAGCTAAGGCAAACATTTTATTTATCAcataaattagttgtttttttctcaGTTCTATTGCCCAGcacccctaacagaccagattgtAATTCCTTACTGGGCTGGTCAGCTGCTCACTCAATGTTAATGACTCACCTGTATTCGGTTAGGGAGATCCTTTGACTTTGAACGGTTATAGATATTTGAGGACTAGAGTTGAGAAATACTGATATAACGCATGCCACAGGATAAGtaccatgtaatatatatatatatatatatatatatatatatatatagtactgttaaAAAGGGTCACCGATACATGCTAAATATAGggccacattaaaaaaaatcacaacaaaAATATGCCATGAATAAATGCGCCAGGTAAAATGCTCTATGTCAAAGTATTCCACAATGAAATTAGCCTGATAAATGCATATATGATGCAGTTTGATGCAGAAATGTGATAACATGAATATTACTTTCTTCATCATATTTTTTCCCAGCTGTGACATAATAAAGAACTATATGTGTTTTGATCATGTGGTCTCTCTATATGTTGCTTTCTTATGGTTTGTTTGCTCTAATATTACCAAAGGCTTGCTGCATTTCCAGTAAAATTAGATTttataattcattttaaaataagtaaaattatCCGTTACCAACGTATCTCATTCCAGGGTATATATGACTGTCTCTTATTATTTTTAACCTAATAATATTTACATGTTGTGGTTGGGGGGTACTTGGGGCAAAAATGTATGTCTGCAAAAACATTGAGAAGCACTGCTCaagattatattaaatatatataatattttcttcGTACTTAATCATATTAGAGACTATAATATGTGATTAGAAATAACATAAACATGAAAACTATTTGTCTATcaataacaattttaaatattCAGTGTGAGTGACTGGCTTCAACATTATTgcattaactaatagttacacgttataataaacaaaactatacatactgtatatgggtATGTGTGCAGTTTTACTACTAAATTTAAACATTTCTACCCTATTTTGACAATATTAACTAGCACTTGGATCCCAAGAATAAAATTACTCGATTGCCAGTAATTCATTCTTAAAGGTAATCTACAAGAATGCACCACCTAAAAATGCACAACCTAACTCTTCTCTCACATGAGTCTAAACTCTAACTTGGCCTTCAGTGTAACCATCATACAAAAGTAAATAATGTCAAAAGAACCTAATTGTCTCTTCCATTTATGGCACTATGGAACAATACCAATTAACTTTTTTACAACACATTCCTGCCAGTGTTATATTTTAGTTCACAACATAAATATCCCAATTTTTTAAGCATATGCTCTTGACATTTCTGGGAATGTTAGAGAAACTAAAAACATgaatttaaatgataaaataattaattattaaaaagttaataaataaaggttctaaaatataatttttaaatcacATTTAGAAAGTCCGATTAGACCATGGATATCAGAATAACACAAATATGCAACATATACGTCTATTGTTTAATTCAATGGCAGTCTAATCAAAGTCAAAATCAAATCAATATATTGTGTAATTTAGACTTTAATCCCTCCCATCAGTCATTTCTACACAAGCGCACACACAAACTGTCTTTCATACATTGTAACTTTCAAAAAATAATTCAACACCAAACCttattaaagttaaaaacaatggTTTTTGAATGCAAAAAGGAAGATGTATCAAAAACTGAAAATATTCCttgttttattttgcttcataCAGCCTCACACCAGTTCTTGAGACAACAGAAACTTTAACGTTACCCTGTGCCATAATTGCTGTTTTGTTCATGCACATAATTTATGAAGGAACCAAAATTTGACTTAGCTCAGAGTTCTTCCCTATGCAGAACAGACTTATTTAGGACGATTTATACTGTCCCTAATGAAGTCGTTGGTTATGTTAAGAAGACCATCATGAGTTTGGTAAATGGGACCTCTGAATCCTGAGGGGTTCACAATCAGGCGGATGGCTCCTCAGGGCTTGTCATTACAATGTTTGCAGAGGTTGGAATTGCTCCCAGGAAAGGTTGAGCACTTGTCAGAGGCACCGGGCACTGTTGTGCCAGGATAGTGGTAAACTGATGACTGTCCAAATGGAGCAAGTGTGTTGTTCAGCGTGCTGCTTATTGAGGAGCCCATGGTCTGCCCCTGATTTAGGTAAGCCACCAGCCGTCTCATCTCCTCGAGTGCCTGTGCTTGCATAAGGATGTAGTTCTTGGCTAGGAGAAGGGTGGCTATTTTTGAAAGTTTCCTTACTGAGGGGCTATGGGCATATGGAATGACTGATCTCAGTCCGTCCAGGGCATCATTCAAATCGTGCATCCTTCTCCTCTCCCTGGCATTAATACTTAGCCTCAGTGAGCGAGGTTCCTTGGCTTTCTTGACACCAAGTTGAGATGAACTGCTCTTATTGGGGTCACAGCTGTCCTCATCGTCACCGGTCTGATCATCACTGCTTTCACCGCTTTTGTCCCTTGAGTTGGGGTTGAAATCCATGCTTGACGGTCCTTCATAACTGCGTGCAGTTTCAGAACTTCGGAGAGCTCCATAGAAGGTCTGTCCATAAGACTGCGCTAAGGACAAATATGCATCACCCGGAACAGATTTCATGTCAGCCATTCCCTGAATAGGGTAGTAAGCGGCTCCCTCCCCAATACTCATTTACTCATGAACAAAAATATATAGGTCTGCCCAGTGCGAGATTCACCCCAGTTATGTGCAGTATCAGCCTCAACAGATAATGCTGCTGCCTGTCTGAACAAGAGATACTTTCTCATTGACAGCTTTATTTAACGAAACTGTTCCCAATGGCAGTTCACAGAACACCTCTACAGAGCGATGCTTTTCCTTACTCCGCTCTTCCAATTGCCAGTCTCATCAAATACCAGCTTTGCTCAGGATTAGTGCCACCAAATATGTCTGTAGCCACAGCCAGTGCCGAACCTCTTTACTGTGCTCTCTAAATTCTGTGTTCTCCCAGCACAAGCTCTGCCCACTCCTAGCCTCAGACTTTTTAGCCTGCTTTGGCCCTCCCTCTTACTGACTCTCACCCTTCTCTGCCCATGCTAGACTCTGGCATTCTTACACTGCTTTACGCCTTTCAATGCCATCCCTATCTAATTGCTTTGCTGCTGCTGCCTTTTTGTAATTTCTTTGTCACTGGGAATTTGACACAGTTTATAGTTTCTGACGCTGCTCTACTCTTGCACTTACTCTTACTTATCTATCGCTCTC
This genomic window contains:
- the BHLHE23 gene encoding class E basic helix-loop-helix protein 23 codes for the protein MSIGEGAAYYPIQGMADMKSVPGDAYLSLAQSYGQTFYGALRSSETARSYEGPSSMDFNPNSRDKSGESSDDQTGDDEDSCDPNKSSSSQLGVKKAKEPRSLRLSINARERRRMHDLNDALDGLRSVIPYAHSPSVRKLSKIATLLLAKNYILMQAQALEEMRRLVAYLNQGQTMGSSISSTLNNTLAPFGQSSVYHYPGTTVPGASDKCSTFPGSNSNLCKHCNDKP